The Sphingopyxis fribergensis genome contains a region encoding:
- a CDS encoding phosphoenolpyruvate carboxykinase, with protein sequence MTNIVIGNSSVETQANVAENWGTSALIEDAVRHGEGLLAKDGPLVVATGKHTGRSAKDKFIVQDDETANTIWWGKTNVPMTPDHFAALKADFFAHLAERPRLYRQQLFGGSQAEHRVAVQVVTEFAWHSQFIRTLLVRPTAEELAAFAAEYTIIDLPSFRADPAKHGTRTETVVAVNFTEKLVLIGGTAYAGEMKKSVFGILNYLLPVKGVMPMHCSANMGPAGDTAVFFGLSGTGKTTLSADASRTLIGDDEHGWSDTAVFNFEGGCYAKMIRLSPEAEPEIFATTKRFGTVLENVVMDPETRELDFDDASLAENSRGSYPIDFIPNTSEANMGPVPTNIIMLTADAYGVLPPIAKLTPDQAMYHFLSGYTARVAGTEIGVTEPEATFSTCFGAPFMPRHPSVYGNLLKERIAKGGVQCWLVNTGWTGGMATMDGIKRMPIKATRALLNAALDGSLNNAEFRKDPNFGFMVPVAVPGVDSALLDPREAWADRAAYDRTAQTLVGQFIDNFAQFADHVDEGVRQAAPQAAVAA encoded by the coding sequence ATGACGAATATCGTGATCGGCAACAGCAGCGTGGAAACGCAGGCGAATGTTGCGGAAAACTGGGGCACGTCGGCGCTGATCGAGGATGCGGTTCGCCACGGCGAGGGCCTGCTCGCAAAGGACGGCCCGCTCGTCGTCGCGACGGGCAAGCACACCGGCCGCAGCGCCAAGGACAAATTCATCGTCCAGGACGACGAGACCGCCAACACGATCTGGTGGGGCAAGACCAATGTGCCGATGACGCCCGATCATTTCGCCGCGCTCAAGGCCGACTTCTTCGCGCACCTCGCCGAACGTCCGCGCCTCTATCGCCAGCAGCTGTTCGGCGGCTCGCAGGCGGAGCACCGCGTCGCGGTGCAGGTCGTCACCGAATTCGCCTGGCACAGCCAGTTCATCCGCACGTTGCTCGTTCGCCCGACGGCCGAGGAACTGGCGGCGTTCGCGGCCGAATATACGATTATCGACCTGCCGAGCTTTCGCGCCGATCCCGCAAAACATGGCACGCGGACCGAGACCGTCGTCGCGGTGAACTTTACCGAAAAGCTCGTGCTGATCGGCGGCACCGCTTATGCCGGCGAGATGAAGAAGTCGGTTTTCGGTATCCTGAACTATCTGCTCCCGGTGAAGGGCGTGATGCCGATGCACTGTTCGGCGAACATGGGACCGGCGGGCGACACCGCGGTCTTCTTCGGCCTCAGCGGCACGGGCAAGACGACGCTGTCGGCCGACGCCTCGCGTACGCTGATCGGCGACGACGAACATGGCTGGTCGGACACCGCGGTCTTCAATTTCGAGGGCGGCTGCTACGCCAAGATGATCCGCCTGTCGCCCGAGGCCGAGCCCGAGATTTTCGCGACGACGAAACGCTTCGGCACGGTGCTCGAAAATGTCGTGATGGATCCCGAAACGCGCGAACTCGATTTCGACGACGCGAGCCTCGCCGAAAACAGCCGCGGTTCGTACCCGATCGATTTCATTCCGAACACGTCGGAAGCGAATATGGGTCCGGTGCCGACCAACATCATCATGCTCACCGCCGATGCCTATGGCGTGCTGCCTCCGATCGCGAAGCTGACCCCCGATCAGGCGATGTATCACTTCCTCTCGGGCTACACTGCGCGCGTCGCGGGCACCGAAATCGGCGTGACCGAGCCCGAGGCGACCTTTTCGACCTGTTTCGGCGCACCCTTCATGCCGCGCCATCCGTCGGTCTATGGCAATTTGCTGAAAGAGCGCATCGCCAAGGGCGGCGTCCAGTGCTGGCTCGTCAACACCGGCTGGACCGGCGGCATGGCGACGATGGACGGCATCAAGCGGATGCCGATCAAGGCGACGCGCGCGCTGCTCAATGCCGCGCTCGACGGCAGCCTCAACAACGCCGAATTCCGCAAGGATCCCAATTTTGGCTTCATGGTCCCTGTCGCAGTGCCGGGTGTCGACAGCGCCTTGCTCGATCCGCGCGAAGCCTGGGCCGACAGGGCTGCCTATGACCGCACCGCGCAAACGCTCGTCGGCCAGTTCATCGACAATTTCGCGCAATTTGCGGACCATGTCGACGAAGGCGTCCGCCAAGCCGCGCCGCAGGCGGCCGTCGCAGCATAA
- a CDS encoding response regulator transcription factor, with protein MTATIALVDDDRNILQSLSIALQAEGFVTRVYSDGEAALKPLIDNPPDLAVFDIKMPRMDGLELLRRLREKSQLPVIFLTSKDDEIDEALGLAMGADDYIAKPFSQRLVIARIRAILRRVELNKNAAEEGDEPVADPITRGRLSMDPARHKVEWDGKDVTLTVTEFLILETLASRPGIVRSRNQLMDAAYQDDVYIDDRTIDSHIKRLRRKFREVDPEFDAIATLYGAGYRFADDS; from the coding sequence ATGACGGCAACCATCGCGCTGGTCGACGACGACCGCAACATCCTGCAATCCCTGTCCATCGCGCTGCAGGCCGAGGGCTTCGTGACGCGCGTCTATTCGGACGGCGAAGCGGCGCTGAAGCCGCTCATCGACAATCCGCCCGACCTGGCGGTGTTCGACATCAAGATGCCGCGCATGGATGGGCTCGAGCTGCTGCGTCGGCTGCGCGAAAAGAGCCAGCTTCCGGTCATCTTCCTGACCAGCAAGGACGACGAGATCGACGAGGCGCTGGGGCTTGCAATGGGCGCCGACGATTATATCGCCAAGCCCTTCTCGCAGCGCCTGGTGATCGCGCGCATCCGTGCGATACTGCGCCGCGTCGAGCTCAACAAAAATGCCGCCGAAGAGGGCGACGAACCCGTCGCCGATCCGATCACCCGCGGACGACTGAGCATGGATCCCGCGCGCCATAAGGTCGAATGGGACGGCAAGGACGTCACGCTGACCGTCACCGAATTCCTGATCCTCGAAACGCTCGCCAGCCGCCCCGGCATCGTGCGCAGCCGCAACCAGTTGATGGACGCCGCCTATCAGGACGACGTCTATATCGACGACCGCACGATCGACAGCCACATCAAGCGGCTGCGCCGCAAGTTCCGCGAGGTCGATCCGGAATTCGACGCGATCGCGACCCTCTATGGTGCGGGGTATCGCTTTGCCGATGACAGCTGA
- a CDS encoding sensor histidine kinase, translating to MTADLKPDASIAEQEESPLVWSARWSLTTRILAVNILAVALLAGGFYYLDTYRSRLVDTRIEVMKDQLAMLDSALEAARPEERTRLIEEFAAATESRLRFYAADGHRISDSFETGPPTYTLRDPDLQPWKRDAARAMDRGIDWVVGAPAYPEFEEPPVDNAKAWPEVVEAQTRDVAASRFRYAPERTPLLSAARVVDLETPQTVLMTLNARDITRTVRAERLRIAIVVAMVLLASTLLSLFLARTIVRPLRRLARAAVRVRLGRAREVVVPRLPSRRDEIGTLARALSDMTQALRERIDAGEHFAADVTHELKNPIASVRSAIEGLGHVKSDEQRAQLLAIADEDVRRLDRLVNDISEASRVDAQLSRTLFEPIDVGIMIESMLASRAARVDAGAPHPRVAFARPRKGTTVVMGDGHRLERAIDNVIDNAISFSPATGLVCISATRLGDEVHVKVDDDGPGIEPAQRDAIFRRFHSERPAGEAFGRHSGLGLAIARTIVEGHSGTINAKDRDDGKPGASMLITLPAREGATETG from the coding sequence ATGACAGCTGACCTGAAACCCGACGCCAGCATCGCCGAGCAGGAGGAATCGCCGCTCGTCTGGTCGGCGCGCTGGTCGCTGACAACGCGCATCTTGGCGGTCAACATTCTCGCCGTCGCGCTGCTCGCGGGCGGTTTCTATTATCTCGACACCTATCGCAGCCGCCTGGTCGATACGCGCATCGAGGTGATGAAGGATCAGCTCGCGATGCTCGACAGCGCGCTCGAGGCGGCGCGCCCCGAAGAGCGGACGCGGCTGATCGAAGAATTCGCTGCCGCGACCGAATCGCGCCTGCGTTTCTATGCCGCCGACGGCCATCGCATTTCCGACAGTTTCGAGACCGGTCCCCCGACCTATACGCTGCGCGACCCCGACCTGCAGCCGTGGAAACGCGACGCCGCGCGCGCGATGGACCGCGGCATCGACTGGGTCGTCGGCGCCCCGGCCTATCCCGAGTTCGAAGAGCCGCCCGTCGACAATGCGAAGGCGTGGCCCGAAGTCGTCGAGGCGCAAACCCGCGACGTCGCGGCAAGCCGTTTCCGCTACGCCCCCGAACGCACCCCGCTGCTGAGCGCCGCGCGCGTCGTCGACCTCGAAACCCCGCAGACGGTGCTGATGACGCTCAACGCGCGCGACATCACGCGCACCGTGCGCGCCGAACGGCTACGCATCGCGATCGTCGTTGCGATGGTGCTGCTCGCCTCGACCCTCTTGTCGCTCTTTCTCGCGCGCACGATCGTCCGCCCCTTGCGGCGACTCGCGCGCGCCGCGGTCCGCGTCCGGCTCGGCCGCGCGCGCGAAGTCGTCGTACCGCGGCTGCCGAGCCGCCGCGACGAGATCGGAACGCTCGCGCGCGCATTGAGCGACATGACGCAAGCGCTTCGCGAGCGCATCGACGCGGGTGAGCATTTCGCCGCCGATGTGACGCACGAACTCAAGAACCCGATCGCCTCGGTGCGCTCGGCGATCGAGGGGCTGGGGCACGTCAAAAGCGACGAGCAGCGGGCGCAGCTGCTCGCCATCGCCGACGAGGATGTGCGGCGGCTCGACCGGCTGGTGAACGACATCAGCGAAGCGAGCCGCGTCGACGCCCAGCTGTCGCGCACCTTGTTCGAACCGATCGACGTCGGAATCATGATCGAATCGATGCTCGCATCGCGCGCGGCGCGCGTCGATGCGGGCGCGCCGCATCCGCGCGTCGCCTTCGCCCGCCCGCGCAAGGGCACGACCGTCGTGATGGGCGACGGCCACCGGCTCGAACGCGCGATCGACAATGTGATCGACAACGCGATCAGCTTTTCGCCCGCGACCGGCCTTGTCTGCATTTCGGCAACGCGGCTCGGCGATGAGGTTCATGTGAAGGTGGACGACGACGGCCCCGGGATCGAGCCGGCCCAGCGCGACGCCATTTTCCGCCGCTTTCACAGCGAACGCCCCGCCGGCGAAGCCTTTGGCCGCCACAGCGGGCTCGGCCTCGCGATCGCGCGGACGATCGTCGAGGGGCACAGCGGGACGATCAACGCCAAGGATCGCGACGACGGCAAGCCCGGCGCCAGCATGTTGATTACCCTGCCCGCGCGCGAAGGCGCGACCGAAACCGGCTGA
- a CDS encoding HPr kinase/phosphorylase, with the protein MLPSRTRTDIVNIHASCVAAGNGGVLILGNSGQGKSDLALRLIDRGAKLVADDRCDIWYDRGRLWCRPPENLAGKLEVRGIGIIERPWTAPVPLALAVRLTDRYDRMPAVNQFETVAGHPLPALLLPAFEASAPIKIMLALERLAPAA; encoded by the coding sequence ATGCTTCCGAGCCGGACCAGAACCGATATCGTCAATATCCACGCCAGCTGCGTCGCGGCGGGCAATGGCGGGGTGCTGATCCTCGGTAATTCGGGACAGGGCAAATCGGACCTCGCACTGCGGCTGATCGATCGCGGCGCCAAGCTGGTCGCCGACGATCGCTGCGACATCTGGTATGACCGCGGCCGCCTGTGGTGCCGCCCGCCCGAAAATCTGGCAGGCAAGCTGGAGGTGCGCGGAATCGGAATCATCGAGCGCCCGTGGACGGCGCCCGTGCCGCTGGCGCTCGCGGTGCGTTTGACCGACCGCTACGACCGCATGCCGGCGGTCAACCAGTTCGAGACCGTCGCGGGCCACCCGCTGCCCGCGCTGCTGTTGCCGGCGTTCGAGGCGTCGGCACCGATCAAGATCATGCTCGCGCTCGAACGGCTGGCGCCCGCCGCATGA
- the rapZ gene encoding RNase adapter RapZ — protein sequence MSSAAESRLLLVSGLSGAGKSTVLKVLEDLGWEVVDNLPLALLETLIDAPVKRGEAGRPLAIGIDSRSRGFRPALLVRRIKELREGGGRDIQTLFLDCAGAELERRFSETRRRHPMAEDRPAADGIAREREMMEPLRRWAEHVVDTTNYSSNDLQQEIRQRFGEAGDGEPVLNVLSFGFARGLPRNADLVFDMRYLRNPHWDPKLKPGTGLDTDVAAYVMADPAYENSVAQIERLILTLLPRYRAEGKSYVTVAFGCTGGRHRSVHVAARVAQTLRESGYEPVLTHRNLDSAPQDGLEGRPPPAASAPGGKR from the coding sequence ATGAGTTCGGCCGCCGAATCGCGCCTGTTGCTGGTCTCCGGCCTGTCGGGCGCAGGCAAGTCGACCGTGCTCAAGGTACTCGAGGACCTGGGCTGGGAGGTCGTCGACAATCTGCCGCTCGCGCTGCTCGAAACATTGATCGACGCGCCGGTGAAGCGCGGCGAGGCCGGGCGTCCGCTCGCGATCGGGATCGACAGCCGCAGCCGGGGATTCCGCCCCGCCTTGCTCGTGCGGCGGATCAAGGAGCTGCGCGAAGGCGGCGGGCGCGACATCCAGACCTTATTCCTCGATTGCGCCGGCGCCGAGCTTGAGCGCCGATTTTCCGAAACGCGGCGGCGCCATCCGATGGCCGAGGATCGCCCCGCCGCCGACGGGATCGCGCGCGAGCGCGAGATGATGGAACCGCTCCGCCGCTGGGCCGAACATGTCGTCGATACGACCAATTACAGCAGCAACGACCTGCAGCAGGAAATCCGCCAGCGCTTCGGCGAAGCGGGCGACGGCGAGCCGGTGCTCAACGTCCTGAGCTTCGGCTTCGCGCGCGGCCTGCCGCGCAACGCCGACCTGGTGTTCGACATGCGCTATCTGCGCAATCCGCATTGGGACCCGAAGCTGAAGCCCGGAACCGGGCTCGACACAGACGTCGCCGCCTATGTGATGGCCGATCCGGCCTATGAAAACAGCGTCGCGCAGATCGAGCGACTGATACTGACGTTGCTGCCGCGCTATCGCGCCGAGGGCAAAAGCTATGTCACCGTCGCGTTCGGTTGCACCGGCGGGCGGCACCGGTCGGTCCATGTCGCGGCGCGTGTTGCCCAAACGCTACGCGAATCCGGATATGAGCCAGTGCTGACCCACCGCAATCTTGACTCTGCCCCGCAAGATGGGCTTGAGGGCAGGCCCCCGCCCGCGGCTTCCGCGCCCGGCGGCAAAAGATAA
- a CDS encoding PTS sugar transporter subunit IIA yields MPNDKALPLLGMVLVTHGRLAEEMVRAMEHVVGPQRAIATVCIGPNDNMEMRRKEIADAIRNVDEGRGVVMLTDLFGGTPSNLAISLLESGRTEVIAGVNLPMLIRLESARKTMELRAAVIAAKEAGQKYISVASEMLGVGP; encoded by the coding sequence ATGCCGAACGATAAGGCTCTGCCGCTTCTGGGAATGGTGCTCGTCACGCACGGCCGCCTTGCCGAGGAAATGGTGCGTGCGATGGAGCATGTCGTCGGCCCTCAAAGGGCGATCGCGACCGTGTGCATCGGACCCAATGACAATATGGAGATGCGCCGCAAGGAAATCGCCGACGCGATTCGCAACGTCGACGAAGGCCGCGGCGTCGTCATGCTCACCGACCTGTTTGGCGGCACGCCGTCGAACCTCGCGATCAGCCTGCTCGAATCGGGGCGCACCGAGGTGATCGCGGGCGTCAACCTGCCGATGCTGATCCGCCTTGAAAGCGCGCGCAAGACGATGGAACTCCGCGCCGCGGTGATCGCCGCCAAGGAAGCCGGCCAGAAATATATTTCGGTCGCGTCGGAAATGCTGGGAGTGGGCCCTTGA
- a CDS encoding HPr family phosphocarrier protein, which produces MNENSETVEITNQRGLHARASAKFVTFVSRLPESVSVEVEKGGSRVNGTSIMGLMMLGAAKGDSITIHTKGDGADAALLKLVGLVKDSFGED; this is translated from the coding sequence TTGAACGAAAATAGCGAGACGGTCGAAATCACCAACCAGCGCGGGCTGCACGCACGCGCGAGCGCCAAATTCGTCACCTTCGTCAGCCGCCTGCCCGAAAGTGTGTCGGTCGAGGTCGAAAAGGGCGGATCGCGCGTCAACGGCACGTCGATCATGGGATTGATGATGCTCGGCGCCGCAAAGGGCGATTCGATCACGATCCATACCAAGGGCGACGGCGCCGACGCGGCGCTCCTCAAGCTCGTCGGGCTGGTCAAGGACAGCTTCGGCGAGGATTGA
- a CDS encoding TrmH family RNA methyltransferase, giving the protein MTEPGRRSTIESLSNPLVKRMRLLREKRHRRTEGLFLAEGLRIATEAREAGVLPQWLFLGPEGDTHPLAAALVADTLAAGGEVIDTTGAILSKLSGKDNPQTVVGIYAEPQTTLADLDRDTAPIWLVAERLRDPGNLGTMLRTGDAVGAGGLILLDESTDPYAVEAVRASMGAIFTQKLVVARWDEFLAWLRQGPGQLVATWLGDDTQDYQAVRYTAPTFILTGNESQGMPGEYAAAADVRVKMPMMGKADSLNAAIATAVMAYEVLNQRRRHR; this is encoded by the coding sequence ATGACCGAGCCGGGCCGCCGTTCCACCATCGAGAGCCTGTCGAACCCGCTGGTGAAGCGGATGCGGTTGCTGCGGGAAAAGCGCCATCGCCGCACCGAAGGGCTGTTTCTCGCCGAAGGGCTGCGCATCGCGACCGAAGCACGCGAGGCGGGCGTTCTCCCGCAATGGCTGTTCCTCGGGCCTGAGGGCGATACGCACCCGCTCGCGGCGGCGCTGGTCGCCGACACGCTCGCGGCGGGCGGCGAGGTGATCGACACGACAGGCGCGATCCTCTCCAAACTGTCGGGCAAGGACAATCCGCAGACCGTCGTCGGCATCTATGCCGAACCGCAAACGACGCTCGCCGACCTCGACCGCGATACCGCGCCGATCTGGCTCGTCGCCGAGCGGCTGCGCGATCCGGGCAATCTCGGCACGATGCTGCGCACCGGCGATGCGGTCGGCGCGGGCGGGCTGATCCTGCTCGACGAGAGTACCGACCCCTATGCGGTCGAGGCGGTGCGCGCGAGCATGGGCGCGATCTTCACGCAGAAGCTGGTGGTCGCGCGGTGGGACGAATTCCTCGCCTGGCTCCGCCAAGGCCCGGGCCAGCTCGTCGCGACCTGGCTTGGCGACGACACGCAGGATTATCAGGCGGTGCGCTACACCGCGCCGACCTTCATCCTCACCGGCAATGAATCGCAGGGCATGCCCGGTGAATATGCCGCCGCCGCCGATGTGCGCGTGAAGATGCCGATGATGGGCAAGGCCGACAGCCTCAACGCCGCGATCGCGACCGCGGTGATGGCGTATGAGGTGCTGAACCAGCGGCGGCGTCATCGGTAG
- a CDS encoding META domain-containing protein yields the protein MLRHMLLTTLPLCCLLAACAPPTETPPQGPGEQPAAYMALGTEPGWTLEITPSRLNYDGDYGETKIMVPNPGAKPSTNGRTYATDRLSAVVEQKPCSDGMSDRRYSDTVRVVADGKAVQGCGGKILPPDTLAGSNWTFVSIGGVAVAADRPTSLQFDGNRLSGNAGCNRFSGGYSVDGVTLKAGPLMATEMACPGAGMTQEAAFFKLMASPVSLTFADDGTLILTGEGGKTAVLRRVI from the coding sequence ATGCTTCGCCATATGCTCCTGACCACCCTGCCGCTTTGCTGCTTGCTCGCCGCCTGCGCGCCCCCAACTGAAACGCCGCCGCAGGGCCCCGGCGAGCAGCCCGCCGCCTATATGGCACTCGGCACCGAACCCGGCTGGACGCTCGAGATCACGCCGTCGCGGCTCAACTATGATGGCGACTATGGCGAGACGAAGATCATGGTCCCGAACCCCGGCGCGAAGCCATCGACGAACGGGCGAACCTATGCCACCGACCGCCTGTCGGCCGTGGTCGAGCAAAAGCCGTGCAGCGACGGGATGAGCGACCGCCGCTATTCCGATACCGTCCGCGTCGTCGCCGACGGCAAGGCCGTACAAGGCTGCGGCGGCAAGATATTGCCGCCCGACACGCTCGCGGGATCGAACTGGACCTTCGTGTCGATCGGCGGGGTCGCGGTCGCGGCGGACCGGCCGACGTCGCTGCAATTCGACGGCAACCGGCTAAGCGGGAACGCGGGCTGCAACCGCTTTTCGGGCGGCTATTCGGTCGATGGCGTGACACTCAAGGCCGGACCGCTGATGGCGACCGAAATGGCATGTCCGGGCGCAGGCATGACGCAGGAGGCGGCCTTCTTCAAACTGATGGCTTCGCCGGTCAGCCTGACCTTTGCCGACGACGGGACGCTGATTCTGACGGGCGAAGGCGGCAAGACGGCGGTGCTGCGGCGGGTGATTTGA
- a CDS encoding DNA recombination protein RmuC, translating into MDGSSLIVALIALAAGGLIGWLFAGRQSGALKAERDGLSERFKAAVTDLATEAEARKSADIQLAALLSEHRARDEAHDAQIAQLRDAQAALTAQFREVGQVMLDGAQKAFLERADQRFKQSEETAGQKLSALLNPVHERLQKYEEAVGKVEAERRDAFGLLHGQIAAMREGTERVSSEAAKLVNALRNAPKARGRWGEQQLRNVLESCGLSEHADFQTEVSVNDGDGGRLRPDVVVRVPGGQNLVIDAKVSLNAYQDAFGAVEEREKAAHLVAHAAAMKAHVNTLGAKAYWNQFDDTPDFVVMFVPGEHFLAAALDQDPGLWDYAFERKVLLATPTNLIAIARTVAAVWRQEKLANQAREIAALGKELYARMSVMGSHIAKVGRNLDQATGAYNAFVGSFESQVLTQAKRFEALDIETGDKEIASLPVVEQASRPLAKLAAAPAAVNDAGE; encoded by the coding sequence ATGGATGGAAGCTCGCTCATTGTCGCCCTTATCGCCCTCGCCGCCGGTGGCCTGATCGGCTGGCTTTTCGCCGGTCGGCAGTCGGGGGCACTCAAGGCCGAGCGCGACGGATTGTCGGAACGGTTCAAGGCTGCGGTCACCGACCTGGCGACCGAGGCCGAGGCCCGAAAATCGGCGGATATCCAGCTTGCGGCTTTGCTCAGCGAACATCGTGCGCGCGATGAGGCGCATGATGCCCAGATCGCACAGCTCAGGGATGCGCAGGCGGCGCTCACCGCGCAGTTCCGCGAGGTCGGGCAGGTGATGCTCGATGGCGCGCAAAAGGCGTTTCTCGAACGCGCGGACCAGCGCTTCAAGCAGAGCGAAGAGACAGCGGGGCAAAAGCTTTCTGCGCTGCTCAATCCGGTCCACGAACGTTTGCAAAAATATGAGGAAGCCGTCGGCAAGGTCGAGGCCGAGCGGCGCGACGCCTTCGGCCTGCTCCACGGCCAGATCGCCGCGATGCGCGAGGGCACCGAGCGCGTGTCGAGCGAGGCCGCGAAGCTCGTCAACGCGCTGCGCAATGCGCCGAAGGCGCGCGGGCGCTGGGGCGAGCAGCAATTGCGCAACGTGCTCGAAAGCTGCGGCCTCTCCGAACATGCCGATTTCCAGACCGAGGTGAGCGTCAACGACGGCGACGGCGGGCGGCTGCGCCCCGACGTCGTGGTGCGCGTTCCCGGCGGGCAGAATCTCGTGATTGATGCCAAGGTGTCCTTGAACGCCTATCAGGATGCGTTCGGCGCGGTCGAGGAGCGCGAAAAGGCGGCGCATCTGGTCGCGCATGCCGCGGCGATGAAGGCGCATGTGAACACGCTCGGCGCCAAGGCCTATTGGAACCAGTTCGACGATACCCCCGATTTCGTGGTGATGTTCGTGCCGGGCGAGCATTTCCTTGCCGCCGCGCTCGATCAGGATCCGGGGCTCTGGGATTATGCGTTCGAGCGCAAGGTACTGCTCGCGACCCCGACCAACCTGATCGCGATCGCGCGCACCGTCGCGGCGGTGTGGCGGCAGGAAAAGCTCGCCAATCAGGCGCGCGAGATCGCGGCGCTCGGCAAGGAGCTGTACGCGCGCATGTCGGTGATGGGCTCGCATATCGCGAAGGTCGGGCGCAATCTCGATCAGGCGACGGGCGCGTACAACGCCTTCGTTGGCAGTTTCGAATCGCAGGTGCTGACGCAGGCGAAGCGCTTCGAGGCGCTCGATATCGAAACCGGGGACAAGGAAATCGCGTCCTTGCCGGTGGTCGAACAGGCGTCGCGCCCGCTCGCAAAGCTGGCGGCGGCGCCTGCGGCGGTCAACGACGCGGGCGAATAG
- a CDS encoding copper chaperone PCu(A)C, which produces MKPFAILALAVPALTLTACGDNLVAAKPLNVVSGHIVMGATPDRPAVGYFRVQGGPQPVQLVAVTADLAQRVEMHESVKENGVVTMKPLLRADVPAKGELVFKQGGKHLMIWGINGAAVRAGKLPMAFVFTNNNNERILFDMVIKPAEGGAAADHGAMDHGSMEKAAPDAAKK; this is translated from the coding sequence ATGAAACCTTTTGCGATCCTTGCCCTCGCCGTCCCCGCGCTGACCCTGACGGCCTGCGGCGATAATCTGGTCGCCGCCAAGCCGCTCAACGTCGTCAGCGGCCATATCGTGATGGGCGCGACCCCCGACCGGCCCGCGGTCGGCTATTTCCGCGTTCAGGGCGGGCCGCAGCCGGTCCAGCTCGTCGCGGTGACCGCCGACCTCGCGCAGCGCGTCGAGATGCACGAAAGCGTCAAGGAAAATGGCGTCGTGACGATGAAGCCGCTGCTTCGCGCCGATGTCCCCGCCAAGGGCGAACTGGTATTCAAGCAGGGCGGCAAGCATCTGATGATCTGGGGCATCAACGGCGCCGCGGTGCGCGCGGGCAAGCTGCCGATGGCGTTCGTCTTTACCAACAACAATAATGAACGCATCCTGTTCGACATGGTGATCAAGCCCGCCGAAGGTGGTGCCGCGGCCGATCATGGCGCGATGGATCATGGATCGATGGAGAAAGCAGCCCCGGACGCGGCCAAGAAGTAA